A window of Streptomyces sp. DG1A-41 contains these coding sequences:
- a CDS encoding FAD-dependent oxidoreductase, with amino-acid sequence MSEGNHSYDVVVVGNGALGLSLGLELARRKVRVAVLGQPHRPGAASAAAGAMLGAFGEVTADHLTSEHGRTKLDWAHQASKLWPEWLSRLRLDSTDPDLLTAKGTVVMLNTVGVPGIDTRNYKAIRESLITYGEKFEDVDPEDIDWLDAEPSARPLQAMFLPNEHAVNATELLLSLEKAFLAAGGMLIAERATRVDHAHGRVRGIVLESGTVLRTDKTVLAAGAYSQDVLDSVPEHAVQIPRLISGYGVSAVVDTADGTCPPSVIRTPNRAFACGLHVVPRPGGQVYVGATNIVSVEPRESALISDVLFLLNCAHRQVRKDLADSGLRRIQVGNRPVPLDGMPLLGETGLSGLWMMTGTYRDGLTLSPLLAREMTALLLEEEPSIDLEPFRPVRPPSSPRAAKRWWTPPSPTCWRPATSPTGPSRSTGPPPWSTTCTSPTRSGRRSWIRPSHRRRNCSRPRARTRRSRKPCSTTTRPAEAACRRPAIPPRLPSARALGS; translated from the coding sequence ATGTCTGAGGGAAACCACTCGTACGACGTCGTTGTGGTCGGCAATGGCGCGTTGGGACTCTCGCTCGGCCTGGAACTCGCCCGGCGCAAGGTCCGGGTGGCCGTGCTGGGTCAACCGCATCGGCCGGGCGCCGCGTCCGCGGCCGCGGGAGCGATGCTCGGTGCCTTCGGGGAGGTGACGGCCGACCATCTGACCAGCGAACACGGCCGGACCAAGCTCGACTGGGCCCACCAGGCGAGCAAACTGTGGCCCGAGTGGCTGAGCCGGCTCCGCCTCGACTCCACCGACCCGGATCTGCTGACGGCCAAGGGAACCGTCGTCATGCTGAACACCGTCGGCGTGCCCGGGATCGACACCCGGAACTACAAAGCCATCCGTGAATCGCTCATCACGTACGGCGAGAAGTTCGAGGACGTGGATCCCGAGGACATCGACTGGTTGGACGCCGAGCCCTCGGCACGTCCGCTCCAGGCGATGTTCCTGCCGAACGAACACGCGGTGAACGCGACCGAGTTGCTGCTGAGCCTGGAAAAGGCGTTCCTGGCCGCCGGTGGAATGCTGATCGCGGAGCGCGCGACGCGAGTCGACCACGCCCATGGCCGGGTGCGCGGGATCGTGCTGGAGTCGGGCACGGTGCTGCGGACCGACAAGACCGTGCTGGCCGCCGGGGCCTACTCCCAAGACGTCCTGGACAGCGTGCCCGAACACGCCGTCCAGATCCCCCGGCTCATCAGCGGTTACGGCGTCTCCGCCGTGGTGGACACCGCGGACGGCACCTGCCCGCCCAGCGTGATACGCACGCCCAATCGCGCCTTCGCCTGCGGCCTGCACGTCGTGCCGCGCCCCGGCGGCCAGGTCTATGTGGGGGCGACGAACATCGTCTCGGTCGAGCCGCGCGAGTCCGCGCTCATCTCGGATGTGCTCTTTCTGCTCAACTGCGCCCATCGCCAGGTCCGCAAGGACCTGGCCGACAGCGGACTGCGCAGGATCCAGGTCGGAAACCGGCCCGTGCCGCTCGACGGGATGCCGCTGTTGGGTGAGACGGGGCTGAGCGGCCTGTGGATGATGACCGGTACCTACCGGGACGGTCTGACCCTGTCGCCGCTGCTGGCCCGGGAGATGACCGCGCTCCTGCTCGAGGAGGAGCCCTCCATCGACCTGGAACCCTTCCGGCCGGTCCGTCCCCCATCCAGCCCGCGAGCCGCGAAGAGGTGGTGGACGCCACCGTCACCCACATGCTGGCGACCGGCTACGAGTCCGACTGGGCCGTCCCGATCTACTGGCCCGCCACCATGGAGCACTACCTGCACGTCGCCTACACGCAGCGGGCGAAGGAGCTGGATCCGACCTTCACACCGCCGCCGGAACTGCTCGCGGCCTCGCGCACGAACCCGCCGCTCACGCAAGCCCTGCTCGACTACTACGCGGCCAGCCGAGGCGGCGTGCCGCAGGCCGGCGATTCCTCCCCGGCTGCCCAGCGCCCGAGCCCTGGGCAGCTGA
- a CDS encoding HemK/PrmC family methyltransferase has translation MPQAGDSSPAAQRPSPGQLTVADLAAETVRTLTSGGVPRPRQDADALLAHVLGSPGPQDQVSDDAAHEVRALAARRAELRPLGHILGRARLGGVEVAVTEGVFAPLFPTERLLEWGLSAISEIRNPVVVDLCTGSAAVALAVAHARPDAQVHAVDLDEAALECARGNAAARAAAGDTPIVVHPGDVADGELLAALGGKVDLVLANPPYVPVGTEISPEFGTYHPERAIFAGADGLDVIRHVISRAGRLLRPGGALAIEHDDPQIEVVPGLLAESGLFGAGAGHRDQEDRPRYTTSFRK, from the coding sequence GTGCCGCAGGCCGGCGATTCCTCCCCGGCTGCCCAGCGCCCGAGCCCTGGGCAGCTGACGGTCGCCGACCTCGCCGCGGAAACCGTTCGCACGTTGACGAGCGGCGGTGTGCCGCGCCCACGACAGGACGCCGACGCGCTGCTGGCCCACGTCCTGGGCTCACCCGGGCCCCAGGACCAGGTGTCCGATGACGCCGCGCACGAGGTGCGCGCGCTCGCGGCCAGGCGAGCCGAACTGAGACCGCTCGGCCACATCCTGGGGCGCGCCCGGTTGGGTGGTGTGGAGGTAGCGGTCACCGAGGGCGTGTTCGCGCCGCTGTTCCCGACCGAACGACTTCTGGAATGGGGCCTGTCGGCCATCTCCGAGATCCGGAACCCCGTGGTGGTCGATCTCTGCACGGGCTCCGCCGCGGTGGCGCTGGCCGTGGCCCACGCCCGCCCGGATGCCCAGGTTCACGCGGTCGATCTGGACGAGGCGGCGCTGGAGTGCGCACGCGGCAACGCGGCCGCGCGGGCGGCGGCGGGTGACACGCCGATCGTCGTGCACCCGGGTGACGTCGCCGACGGGGAACTCCTTGCGGCCCTTGGCGGCAAGGTCGATCTCGTGCTGGCCAACCCTCCCTATGTTCCCGTCGGCACCGAGATCTCGCCGGAGTTCGGGACGTACCACCCGGAACGAGCCATCTTCGCCGGCGCCGACGGGCTCGATGTGATCCGCCATGTGATCTCCCGCGCCGGGCGGCTGCTGCGGCCGGGTGGCGCACTGGCGATCGAGCACGACGACCCGCAGATCGAGGTCGTGCCGGGCCTGCTGGCGGAGTCCGGCCTCTTCGGTGCCGGTGCGGGCCACCGCGATCAGGAGGACCGTCCCCGCTACACCACCTCCTTCAGGAAGTGA
- a CDS encoding pyridoxal-phosphate dependent enzyme — MKLICNTCSSVPGTGPVDGPNEWLCTRCGEALTQSLPDVGSWADAVTDTPGVGRYAALLPVSEPDNLRSNEKALVPVESPRLAESLGVASVRLLPQTWNDTGTFKDNEGVLIAAKCLEWGLSSVSMHSSGNTARSYQYYTDRLGITCTAFVPQASAYKCPTTSMGKSRVVAVPGNMADAAEAAIAFSKEHGALRLTPSQWKIEGKVPLGLAIAERCADATIVAVTIASGYGPLGIERGIRRAGEAGLPTVGEHTYHLFQAADAGVLGEALRDGRDEIDLGDMVPPEQAFEPTLQSTNPNRTLPLVRQLVAETGARVDPVEPSQVEAEAQLLLDACAELDIPLAYETEKSAFICWGGLRQAAQAWPGTRRPDRHGGQRIDAARPAALVTTVTTERARLE; from the coding sequence ATGAAGCTCATCTGCAACACGTGCTCCAGCGTGCCCGGTACCGGCCCGGTGGACGGCCCCAACGAATGGCTGTGCACCCGCTGCGGCGAAGCACTGACGCAGTCCCTCCCCGACGTCGGGAGCTGGGCGGACGCGGTCACCGACACCCCGGGGGTCGGCCGCTACGCCGCGCTCCTCCCGGTGTCCGAGCCGGACAACCTGCGCAGCAACGAGAAGGCTCTGGTCCCCGTGGAGAGCCCGCGGCTGGCCGAATCGCTCGGTGTCGCGTCCGTGCGGCTGCTGCCGCAGACCTGGAACGACACCGGCACGTTCAAGGACAACGAGGGCGTGCTCATAGCGGCCAAGTGCCTCGAGTGGGGGCTGTCGTCGGTGTCCATGCACAGCTCCGGCAACACCGCACGGTCTTACCAGTACTACACGGACAGGCTGGGCATCACGTGCACGGCGTTCGTGCCGCAGGCCTCCGCCTACAAGTGCCCGACCACGTCGATGGGCAAGTCGCGCGTGGTGGCCGTGCCGGGCAACATGGCCGACGCGGCCGAGGCGGCCATCGCGTTCAGCAAGGAGCACGGCGCACTGCGGCTGACCCCGAGCCAGTGGAAAATCGAGGGCAAGGTACCGCTGGGGCTAGCGATCGCGGAGCGGTGCGCGGACGCCACGATCGTCGCGGTGACGATCGCCAGCGGCTACGGCCCGCTCGGCATCGAGCGCGGCATCCGCCGCGCCGGGGAGGCGGGACTGCCGACGGTGGGCGAGCACACGTACCACCTGTTCCAGGCAGCGGACGCCGGAGTCCTCGGCGAGGCGCTGCGGGACGGCCGTGACGAGATCGACCTGGGTGACATGGTGCCGCCGGAGCAGGCCTTCGAACCCACCCTCCAGTCGACGAACCCGAACCGCACGCTGCCGTTGGTCCGTCAGCTGGTGGCGGAAACCGGCGCGCGCGTCGACCCCGTGGAGCCGTCACAGGTGGAGGCGGAGGCGCAGCTGCTGCTCGACGCCTGCGCCGAGCTGGACATTCCGCTGGCGTACGAGACGGAGAAGTCCGCCTTCATCTGCTGGGGCGGGCTGCGGCAGGCCGCGCAGGCCTGGCCTGGCACCCGACGACCGGATCGTCATGGTGGTCAGCGGATCGACGCCGCTCGACCGGCTGCCTTAGTCACGACAGTCACGACGGAGCGGGCCAGACTGGAATGA
- a CDS encoding amino acid adenylation domain-containing protein, which produces MNSNTTPLYEWFAASAKRCPDLPALQTADQVVSYAELEGMARNIAVRLLEAHDGVVPRRVGLLAAAGTLSAYAGYLAVQRLGAAVVPLNPSSPAARNAVIGRAAGLDLVLVDPEVDQERAGADLPARILAADCGGNSGAGDLPEIVVRTEDLAYILFTSGSTGEPKGVPIAHRNISAYLSHCIAHYELAPGCRVLQPFDLTFDLSVLAMFAAFGSGATVVVPGRNDLLAAARFVRRQELTHWFSVPSVISLTQRVEPLRPGSMPTLRHSVFAGEPLTLQQAEAWHAAAPNGVVENAYGPTELTIISTEYVLPKEVARWPRTSNGTVPIGHGLSSLECVVLDADGREAEEGELCVRGSQRFAGYLDPANNENRFLTYEGDKATSYDPGTPLTDRHWYRTGDRVRVSADGYIYCERLDHQVKVRGYRIELGEIEAVLREQPGVRDAIVVARSAPGGDAELAAACTGRIGSTEVLLQTLRERLPSYMVPASLTAFEAFPLNANGKVDRRRLAEELSS; this is translated from the coding sequence ATGAACTCGAACACCACACCTCTGTACGAGTGGTTCGCCGCCTCGGCGAAGCGCTGCCCGGATCTGCCCGCGCTGCAGACAGCGGATCAGGTCGTCAGCTACGCGGAACTCGAAGGCATGGCGCGGAACATTGCCGTCCGGCTGCTCGAAGCACATGACGGCGTCGTGCCCAGGCGGGTCGGTCTGCTGGCGGCAGCGGGCACGCTTTCCGCGTACGCCGGGTACCTCGCCGTCCAACGGCTCGGTGCCGCGGTCGTGCCGCTCAACCCGTCGTCCCCCGCCGCTCGTAACGCGGTCATCGGTCGAGCCGCCGGGCTTGACCTGGTGCTGGTCGACCCGGAAGTCGACCAGGAAAGGGCCGGCGCCGACCTGCCCGCCCGAATACTCGCCGCGGACTGCGGCGGGAATTCGGGTGCGGGTGACCTTCCTGAAATCGTCGTCCGGACGGAAGACCTGGCCTATATATTGTTCACCTCGGGCTCCACCGGTGAGCCCAAAGGGGTGCCTATTGCGCACCGCAATATATCGGCGTATCTGAGCCACTGCATCGCGCATTACGAGCTTGCGCCCGGGTGCCGCGTGCTTCAACCATTCGACCTGACCTTCGATCTGTCGGTGCTGGCGATGTTCGCAGCGTTCGGCTCCGGCGCCACGGTGGTGGTCCCCGGTCGCAATGATCTGCTGGCGGCGGCCCGGTTCGTGCGGCGCCAAGAGCTGACGCACTGGTTCTCGGTCCCCTCGGTGATCTCCTTGACGCAGCGGGTGGAACCCCTGCGGCCGGGGTCGATGCCCACGCTGCGGCACAGCGTGTTCGCCGGCGAGCCGCTCACCCTCCAACAGGCCGAAGCCTGGCACGCGGCAGCGCCGAACGGGGTGGTGGAGAACGCCTACGGGCCGACCGAACTCACCATCATCAGCACGGAGTACGTGTTGCCCAAGGAGGTGGCGCGATGGCCGCGTACATCCAACGGAACAGTTCCCATTGGGCACGGCCTCAGCTCACTGGAATGCGTTGTTCTGGACGCCGACGGAAGGGAGGCCGAGGAGGGTGAGCTGTGCGTCAGGGGTTCGCAACGCTTCGCCGGATATCTCGACCCGGCGAACAACGAGAACCGATTCCTGACCTACGAAGGAGACAAAGCAACGTCGTACGATCCGGGGACCCCGCTGACTGACCGGCATTGGTACCGAACCGGTGACCGGGTTCGTGTCAGTGCTGACGGCTACATCTACTGTGAGCGTCTGGACCATCAGGTCAAGGTGCGCGGATACCGCATCGAACTGGGCGAGATCGAAGCAGTACTGCGGGAACAGCCCGGGGTGCGGGACGCCATCGTGGTCGCCCGATCGGCACCCGGCGGCGACGCCGAACTGGCCGCTGCGTGCACGGGCCGGATCGGCAGCACCGAAGTCCTGCTCCAAACGCTCCGGGAAAGGCTTCCCTCCTACATGGTTCCTGCCTCGCTAACAGCGTTCGAAGCCTTTCCGCTCAATGCCAACGGAAAGGTCGACCGGCGACGGTTGGCCGAGGAACTGTCCAGTTGA
- a CDS encoding prephenate dehydrogenase dimerization domain-containing protein, translated as MGDAETATPPGGIRRAVVAGGSGAIGRMFTELLVGSGVSVCVVDPQPPASTQPGVRWIAGDIRAPGEGEGDGVGAELARVDLLLLAVPEPVAVAAVPALMDVLPARALLADTLSVKGRMATAVRGYHGRQAVSVNPMFAPALGMRGRPVAAVTLHDGPLVDELLALVEAHGGRVVRMDAARHDRLAAASQALTHATVLAFGHALRTLDADVDQLIAVAPPPHATLLALLARISSGVPEVYWDVQSGNPLTADVHEALARGVEHLRNVVGSGDAAAFEGLLSDVAGVLGDRSRSLEDICAQMFASASLVSAEQSASPPKSLAPSSDRREGNGKSRE; from the coding sequence ATGGGTGATGCCGAAACCGCGACGCCTCCGGGAGGCATCCGGCGCGCTGTCGTGGCCGGCGGGTCCGGTGCGATCGGCCGGATGTTCACCGAGCTGCTCGTCGGATCCGGCGTCTCGGTGTGCGTGGTGGACCCCCAGCCTCCGGCGTCGACGCAGCCGGGTGTGCGCTGGATCGCCGGGGACATCCGCGCACCCGGTGAGGGCGAGGGCGATGGCGTCGGCGCTGAGCTGGCCCGCGTGGATCTGCTGCTCCTCGCGGTGCCGGAGCCGGTGGCTGTCGCGGCGGTGCCGGCCCTGATGGACGTGCTCCCCGCACGGGCGTTGCTGGCCGACACCCTGTCCGTGAAGGGGCGCATGGCAACCGCGGTGCGCGGTTACCACGGTCGTCAAGCCGTGTCGGTCAACCCGATGTTCGCCCCGGCACTGGGGATGCGGGGGCGGCCGGTGGCGGCCGTGACGCTCCATGACGGGCCGCTGGTCGACGAGCTGTTGGCCCTGGTCGAGGCACACGGCGGACGAGTCGTGCGCATGGACGCGGCGCGGCACGACCGACTGGCCGCTGCCTCGCAGGCGCTGACGCACGCGACGGTTCTGGCCTTCGGACACGCACTGCGTACCCTCGACGCGGACGTCGACCAGCTGATCGCCGTCGCGCCGCCACCCCACGCCACCCTGCTGGCCCTGCTGGCCCGTATCAGCTCCGGTGTCCCCGAGGTGTACTGGGACGTCCAGTCCGGAAACCCGCTGACAGCGGACGTCCACGAGGCACTCGCCCGCGGGGTGGAGCACCTGCGGAACGTCGTGGGAAGCGGCGACGCCGCCGCATTCGAAGGACTGTTGAGCGACGTCGCCGGTGTTCTCGGCGACCGAAGCCGGTCCTTGGAAGACATATGCGCCCAAATGTTCGCAAGTGCCTCGCTCGTCTCCGCCGAGCAGAGCGCGAGTCCACCCAAGAGCCTGGCGCCGTCCAGTGACCGACGAGAAGGTAATGGAAAATCACGGGAGTAG
- a CDS encoding chorismate mutase family protein, translated as MAATGNDDQNGLTPMRAELDGIDIRLLDAVRDRIEVCVRIAHHKREHAVPMMQPHRIDAVQRRAATYGAENGVSQAFLSQLYDLIIEETCRVETLVIEEGRQGGETVAEGSR; from the coding sequence ATGGCTGCAACGGGAAACGACGACCAGAACGGCCTGACCCCCATGCGTGCCGAACTCGACGGTATCGACATCCGGTTGCTGGACGCCGTGCGTGACCGTATCGAAGTCTGCGTGCGGATCGCCCACCACAAGCGGGAGCACGCGGTGCCGATGATGCAGCCGCACCGCATCGACGCGGTCCAGCGGCGTGCCGCGACCTACGGCGCCGAGAACGGGGTCAGCCAAGCCTTCTTGTCCCAGCTCTACGATTTGATCATCGAGGAGACCTGCCGGGTCGAGACCTTGGTGATCGAAGAGGGGCGCCAAGGCGGGGAGACCGTCGCGGAGGGCTCGCGGTGA
- the pabB gene encoding aminodeoxychorismate synthase component I, with protein sequence MNDPVRTLLIDNYDSFTYNLYQLLGEVNGHPPTVARNDVDWSALSPRDYDNIVISPGPGHPGRQRDFGVSAAAILDSRLPVLGICLGHQGMAELFGGSVRHAPEPMHGRISRIHHTGEDLFAGLPSPFSAVRYHSLAVTDLPDELSRTAWTQDGVLMGLRHRSKPIWGVQFHPESISSEYGRELLGNFRALTLRHRDRARATRSSSHPPLHVRRLACYPDTATAHAELFAGKRCGFWLDSSSHADGNSRFSILGDGTGPLAEYVTYRVATRTVRVETADGVSEHRDQGIFEYLDAQLRSRESPAPHGLPFDFNLGYVGYLGYELKAEIGAHGAHTSPTPDAALLFTDRAVVVDHADRCTYLLALGTTPHDPDAVKWLDRIAARLELLPSPEAHPRRPPVTSTALGDTFVPRHDRAQYLALIHECLAEIKNGESYEICLTNMFSTDAIADPSSTYRLFREISPVPYGALFEFPEVAVLSASPERFLAIDVDGVAESKPIKGTRPRGATPAEDLALREDLLNSEKDRAENLMIVDLLRNDLNTVCTVGSVHVPKLFDVETYAPVHQLVSTVRGRLRPGVSAVECVRACFPGGSMTGAPKLRTMEIIDRMEGGPRGVYSGSLGWFSLSGAADLSIVIRTIVATPERASFGVGGAVISLSDPVAEFEETLVKSHAMALTLTGSVRPAEEGEVRHG encoded by the coding sequence GTGAACGATCCGGTCCGCACCCTCCTCATCGACAACTACGACTCCTTCACGTACAACCTCTACCAGCTGCTCGGCGAGGTGAACGGGCACCCGCCCACGGTGGCGCGCAACGACGTCGACTGGTCCGCGCTCAGCCCTCGGGACTACGACAACATAGTGATCTCGCCAGGGCCCGGACACCCCGGCAGGCAGCGGGACTTCGGCGTCAGCGCCGCCGCGATCCTGGACTCGCGCCTACCGGTGCTCGGCATCTGTCTGGGACACCAGGGCATGGCGGAACTGTTCGGCGGTTCCGTCCGGCACGCGCCCGAGCCAATGCACGGAAGGATCTCGCGCATCCACCACACCGGCGAAGACCTCTTCGCCGGACTGCCGTCACCGTTCTCCGCGGTTCGCTACCACTCGCTCGCGGTCACCGACCTTCCCGACGAGCTGAGCCGCACCGCATGGACGCAGGACGGAGTCCTGATGGGGCTGCGACACCGCTCGAAGCCGATCTGGGGAGTGCAGTTCCATCCGGAGTCCATCTCCAGTGAGTACGGCCGCGAACTGCTCGGGAACTTCCGGGCACTTACCCTGCGCCATCGTGACCGTGCGCGCGCCACCCGGTCGTCCTCCCACCCACCCCTGCACGTTCGCCGCCTGGCCTGCTACCCCGACACCGCCACCGCGCATGCCGAACTCTTCGCCGGGAAGCGGTGCGGCTTCTGGCTGGACAGCAGCTCGCACGCCGACGGAAACTCCCGGTTCTCCATACTGGGCGACGGTACGGGCCCGCTCGCCGAGTACGTGACCTACCGGGTGGCCACACGCACGGTACGGGTGGAAACGGCCGACGGGGTGAGCGAGCACCGGGACCAGGGCATCTTCGAGTACCTGGACGCGCAACTCCGCTCGCGGGAATCACCCGCTCCGCATGGTCTCCCGTTCGACTTCAACCTCGGCTACGTGGGCTATCTGGGATACGAACTCAAGGCCGAGATCGGGGCGCACGGCGCCCACACCTCGCCCACGCCCGACGCCGCCTTGCTGTTCACCGACCGGGCGGTCGTGGTGGACCACGCCGATCGCTGCACCTACCTGTTGGCTCTGGGCACGACTCCGCACGACCCCGACGCCGTGAAGTGGCTCGACAGGATCGCGGCCCGCCTCGAACTGCTGCCCTCGCCCGAGGCCCACCCGCGGCGTCCTCCGGTCACCTCCACGGCGCTCGGGGACACCTTCGTTCCGCGCCACGACCGCGCGCAGTACCTGGCGCTGATTCACGAATGCCTTGCGGAGATCAAGAACGGGGAGTCGTACGAGATCTGCCTCACCAACATGTTCAGCACCGACGCGATTGCCGACCCGTCGTCCACCTACCGGCTGTTCCGGGAGATCAGCCCCGTCCCGTACGGTGCCCTGTTCGAGTTTCCCGAAGTCGCCGTGCTCAGCGCGTCCCCGGAACGCTTCCTCGCCATCGACGTGGACGGAGTCGCGGAGAGCAAGCCGATCAAAGGCACGCGGCCGCGTGGGGCGACCCCCGCGGAGGATCTGGCCCTGCGCGAGGACCTGTTGAACAGCGAGAAGGACCGCGCCGAGAACCTGATGATCGTCGACCTGCTCCGCAACGACCTGAACACCGTCTGCACGGTGGGTTCCGTCCATGTGCCGAAGCTGTTCGACGTCGAGACATACGCTCCGGTGCACCAACTGGTGAGCACCGTCCGCGGCCGACTGCGTCCGGGGGTGTCGGCCGTGGAATGTGTCCGGGCCTGTTTTCCCGGCGGCTCCATGACCGGTGCGCCGAAACTCCGCACCATGGAGATCATCGACCGGATGGAAGGAGGGCCGCGCGGGGTGTACTCGGGTTCGCTCGGCTGGTTCTCGTTGAGCGGCGCCGCGGATCTCAGCATCGTCATCCGCACGATCGTGGCCACGCCTGAGCGAGCCTCCTTCGGAGTCGGCGGCGCGGTGATCAGCCTTTCCGACCCTGTCGCGGAGTTCGAGGAGACCTTGGTGAAGTCCCATGCGATGGCGCTGACGCTCACCGGCTCCGTGCGACCGGCCGAAGAGGGCGAGGTCCGCCATGGGTGA
- a CDS encoding non-ribosomal peptide synthetase: protein MHHDHLAYLIYTSGSTGLPKAVTMSHRGIHWLAVSLAGEIIGDGPPPKAVALNSPVFFDGHVIQFSWMAGGSTMVIVPEDVRRDPHQLVDLLIRHEIDLMDCTPSQLDMATSFGVLGDIPATTKMLVIGEAVSEKLWRTLGAGPWQAYNLYGPTETHAATMTVIEPAEPLSIGVPLPGYDAFVVDASGELVPQGVAGELLVGGGRMARGYHNRPALTAERFVPDSFTGRAGRRLYRTGDIVRSTSMGDLEFIGRRDNQVKVRGYRIELGEIEAAILREPGVTASAVMLRDGPAGDTRIIAYFVAPSTTTEAHVLRALESRLPEYMIPSALLRLDSFPMTRNGKVDRSAMPEATSVAAVEGEATPPGDETETLLTGLWSELLDDPGLGVHSHFFKSGGHSLLAIQLIARINKACAVDLPVQVLFHNPTPHDMAKELRTWS, encoded by the coding sequence GTGCACCACGACCATCTCGCCTACCTCATCTACACCTCCGGCTCCACCGGTCTGCCCAAGGCCGTGACGATGAGCCACCGGGGCATCCATTGGCTGGCCGTATCCCTGGCGGGCGAGATCATCGGCGACGGACCGCCTCCGAAGGCGGTGGCGCTCAACTCCCCGGTCTTCTTCGACGGCCACGTCATCCAGTTCTCCTGGATGGCCGGCGGATCGACGATGGTGATCGTCCCCGAGGACGTCAGGCGCGATCCTCATCAACTGGTGGATCTCCTGATCCGCCACGAGATCGATCTCATGGACTGCACGCCGTCCCAACTGGATATGGCGACGAGCTTCGGCGTGCTGGGCGACATCCCGGCCACAACGAAGATGCTCGTCATCGGAGAGGCGGTCAGCGAGAAGCTCTGGCGAACGCTGGGTGCGGGTCCCTGGCAGGCGTACAACCTGTACGGCCCGACCGAGACTCATGCCGCCACGATGACGGTCATCGAACCGGCCGAGCCGCTGAGCATCGGTGTCCCGCTCCCGGGGTACGACGCCTTCGTCGTCGACGCGTCCGGTGAGCTCGTGCCACAGGGCGTGGCCGGGGAACTGCTCGTCGGCGGCGGCCGCATGGCGCGCGGCTACCACAACCGGCCGGCCCTCACCGCCGAGCGTTTCGTGCCCGACTCGTTCACCGGTCGCGCCGGGCGCCGACTGTATCGGACCGGCGACATCGTGCGGTCGACCTCGATGGGGGACCTGGAGTTCATCGGCCGCCGCGACAACCAGGTCAAGGTCCGGGGCTACCGGATCGAACTCGGTGAGATTGAGGCGGCGATCCTGCGCGAGCCGGGCGTCACCGCCAGCGCGGTGATGCTGCGGGACGGGCCCGCCGGGGACACGCGCATCATCGCGTACTTCGTGGCCCCGTCGACGACGACGGAAGCGCACGTCCTGCGGGCGCTGGAGAGCCGGCTGCCGGAGTACATGATCCCGTCGGCCCTCCTCCGGCTCGACAGCTTCCCGATGACCAGGAACGGGAAGGTCGACCGGTCCGCGATGCCGGAGGCGACGTCCGTCGCCGCCGTCGAAGGGGAGGCCACACCTCCGGGCGACGAGACGGAGACCCTGCTGACCGGCCTGTGGTCGGAGCTGTTGGACGACCCGGGCCTGGGCGTCCACAGCCACTTCTTCAAGAGCGGCGGCCATTCGCTGCTGGCCATACAGCTGATCGCGCGGATCAACAAGGCATGCGCGGTCGACCTGCCGGTGCAGGTGCTGTTCCACAACCCGACACCCCACGACATGGCAAAGGAGCTGCGCACGTGGAGTTGA